A window of the Nisaea acidiphila genome harbors these coding sequences:
- the odhB gene encoding 2-oxoglutarate dehydrogenase complex dihydrolipoyllysine-residue succinyltransferase has protein sequence MATEIKVPVLGESVSEATVARWMKAVGDAVAADEPLVELETDKVTLEVPAPAAGTLQEIVADVDATVGVDALLGVIAEGAAPAKKAEPAAKPAEAKKEEPAPAPAKEAPKAAPAAPAAAAGAYEVKTLSPAVRKLVEDNNLDPAKIKPTGKDGRLVKGDVLAAIEAGTAKATPSAPAGAAPAAAGPLPPRAEDPREERVRMTRLRQSIAKRLKDAQNTAAMLTTFNEVDMTEVMALRNLYKDGFEKKHGVKLGFMSFFVKACIAALQELPAVNAEIYGDELIYKNYYDIGVAVGTPQGLVVPVLRDADKLNFAGVEKGIGDLGRKARDGKLTMQDMTGGTFTITNGGVYGSLMSTPILNPPQSGILGMHKIQERPMVVNGKVEVRPMMYLALSYDHRIIDGREAVTFLVRVKDALEDPRRLLIDM, from the coding sequence ATGGCGACGGAAATCAAGGTCCCGGTTCTGGGCGAATCGGTGTCCGAGGCAACGGTGGCGCGCTGGATGAAAGCCGTCGGGGACGCGGTCGCGGCCGACGAGCCCCTGGTCGAGCTGGAAACCGACAAGGTGACCCTTGAGGTGCCCGCTCCCGCCGCGGGAACCCTTCAGGAAATCGTTGCCGATGTGGATGCGACCGTCGGTGTCGACGCGCTGCTCGGCGTGATCGCCGAAGGCGCCGCCCCGGCGAAGAAGGCGGAGCCCGCCGCCAAGCCGGCCGAGGCCAAGAAGGAAGAACCAGCTCCGGCGCCTGCCAAGGAAGCGCCGAAAGCAGCTCCTGCCGCGCCCGCTGCCGCCGCTGGCGCCTACGAGGTGAAGACCCTGTCGCCGGCCGTGCGCAAGCTGGTCGAGGACAACAATCTCGATCCCGCCAAGATCAAGCCGACCGGCAAGGACGGCCGTCTGGTGAAGGGCGACGTGCTGGCGGCGATCGAGGCCGGCACCGCCAAGGCGACCCCGTCGGCCCCGGCCGGCGCGGCGCCGGCTGCCGCGGGTCCGCTGCCGCCGCGCGCCGAGGATCCGCGCGAGGAGCGGGTGCGGATGACGCGCCTGCGCCAGTCCATCGCAAAGCGTCTGAAGGACGCGCAGAACACCGCGGCCATGCTCACCACCTTCAACGAGGTGGACATGACCGAGGTCATGGCGCTGCGCAATCTCTACAAGGACGGCTTCGAGAAGAAGCACGGCGTGAAGCTCGGCTTCATGTCCTTCTTCGTGAAGGCCTGTATCGCCGCCCTGCAGGAACTCCCGGCGGTGAACGCGGAGATCTACGGCGACGAGCTGATCTACAAGAACTACTACGATATCGGCGTCGCGGTCGGCACGCCGCAGGGCCTGGTCGTTCCGGTGCTGCGCGATGCGGACAAGCTGAACTTCGCCGGCGTCGAGAAGGGTATCGGCGATCTCGGCCGTAAGGCCCGCGACGGCAAGCTCACCATGCAGGACATGACGGGCGGCACCTTCACCATCACCAATGGCGGCGTCTACGGCTCGCTGATGTCGACCCCGATCCTGAATCCTCCGCAGTCCGGCATCCTCGGCATGCACAAGATCCAGGAGCGGCCGATGGTCGTGAACGGCAAGGTCGAGGTCCGGCCGATGATGTATCTGGCGCTGAGCTACGATCACCGCATCATCGACGGCCGCGAGGCGGTGACCTTCCTGGTCCGCGTCAAGGACGCGCTGGAAGATCCGCGCCGTCTGCTGATCGACATGTAA
- the lpdA gene encoding dihydrolipoyl dehydrogenase produces the protein MADSYDLVVIGAGPGGYVAAIRAAQLGMKVACVEKRATLGGTCLNVGCIPSKALLSSSEKFAETQDHLKEIGVDVGSVKLNLKQMMANKASVVEGLTGGVAFLFKKNKIDWKTGTAVVKSATEVEVTPAKGKKELLKTERILVATGSEPTPLPGLEIDEKKVVTSTGALEIAKVPGHLVVIGGGVIGLEMASVWSRLGAKVTVVEFLDRIVPGMDGEIAKKFQRVLQKQGIEFKLGTKVTASKKTKTGVSLTAEPAKGGDAETINADVVLVAIGRRPFTEGLGLDKVGVKMDERGFIDVDADFETNVEGIFAIGDVIKGPMLAHKAEEDGVAAVETMAGQSGHVDYNLVPGIVYTWPEVASIGKTEEQLKEAGVEYKAGSFPFSANPRAKSVGMTEGFVKILADKKTDAVLGAHIMGPEAGNLIHEVAAVMAFGGSAEDIGRICHGHPTLAEAVKEAGLAVNKAAIHM, from the coding sequence ATGGCTGACAGCTACGATCTCGTCGTCATCGGTGCGGGCCCCGGCGGCTATGTGGCCGCGATCCGCGCCGCGCAACTGGGCATGAAAGTGGCGTGCGTCGAGAAGCGCGCGACCCTCGGGGGCACCTGCCTCAATGTCGGCTGCATCCCCTCGAAGGCATTGCTCTCCTCCTCGGAGAAATTCGCCGAGACCCAGGATCACCTGAAGGAGATCGGCGTCGATGTCGGCTCCGTGAAGCTGAACCTGAAGCAGATGATGGCGAACAAGGCGAGCGTGGTCGAAGGGCTGACCGGCGGCGTCGCCTTCCTCTTCAAGAAGAACAAGATCGACTGGAAGACTGGTACCGCGGTGGTGAAATCCGCGACCGAGGTCGAGGTCACGCCGGCCAAGGGCAAGAAGGAATTGCTCAAGACCGAGCGTATTCTGGTCGCCACCGGCTCCGAGCCGACCCCTTTGCCGGGCCTCGAGATCGACGAGAAAAAGGTCGTCACCTCTACCGGCGCCCTCGAGATCGCCAAGGTCCCGGGTCATCTCGTGGTGATCGGCGGCGGCGTCATCGGGCTCGAGATGGCTTCCGTCTGGTCCCGCCTCGGCGCCAAGGTCACGGTGGTCGAGTTCCTCGACCGGATCGTGCCGGGCATGGATGGCGAGATCGCCAAGAAGTTCCAGCGCGTGCTGCAGAAGCAGGGTATCGAGTTCAAGCTCGGCACCAAGGTGACGGCCTCGAAGAAGACCAAGACCGGCGTCAGCCTGACCGCCGAGCCGGCCAAGGGCGGCGATGCCGAGACCATTAATGCCGACGTGGTGCTGGTCGCCATCGGCCGACGGCCCTTCACCGAAGGCCTCGGCCTCGACAAAGTCGGCGTGAAAATGGACGAGCGCGGCTTCATCGATGTCGACGCGGACTTCGAGACCAATGTCGAGGGCATCTTCGCCATCGGCGACGTCATCAAGGGCCCGATGCTGGCGCACAAGGCCGAGGAAGACGGCGTCGCCGCAGTCGAGACCATGGCGGGCCAGTCCGGCCATGTGGACTATAATCTCGTTCCGGGCATCGTCTACACTTGGCCGGAAGTCGCGAGCATCGGCAAGACCGAGGAGCAGCTGAAGGAGGCGGGCGTCGAATACAAGGCCGGGTCCTTCCCGTTCAGCGCCAATCCGCGCGCCAAGTCCGTCGGCATGACCGAGGGCTTCGTGAAGATCCTCGCCGACAAGAAGACCGACGCGGTGCTCGGCGCCCACATCATGGGCCCGGAAGCCGGCAACCTGATCCACGAGGTCGCCGCCGTGATGGCCTTCGGCGGCTCGGCCGAGGATATCGGCCGGATCTGCCACGGCCACCCGACCCTGGCCGAAGCGGTCAAGGAAGCGGGCCTCGCGGTGAACAAGGCCGCGATCCATATGTGA
- a CDS encoding NAD(P)/FAD-dependent oxidoreductase has translation MAEIAHKGYAPTIWESLAGAPHPSLSFQGSFWHSVAPAGPAQMRLEGEDRTEIAIVGGGFLGLSTALHLAEAGHKVTLLEADEAGFGASGRNTGFVVPNLLTGLDPRYAKAKFGDEKGDLLVRMLGEGGELVFDLIRRHGIDCWGKQTGWMQPIHAANKVEWLKDRVKQWQDLGRPVKLLSREEAIAETGSEAYHGAFLDPTGGHLNPLAFVRGLAGAAVKAGVTLYSDSRANGIERKGAEWHLSTDRGTLVADRVLLTTNSTGGGLAPKAEGTQFPITLFQVATQQLDPELRKSVLPNDRCSADTRKDLIAYRWTDDNRIVTGGLLANPLGSVERGRTHHLGRLQALLPQLPELHAEFAWQGRLAAARDYMPRLMRLGDGAFSAIACNGRGIAMTTALGRKLALWLDGGSNEELPLPVTDPDPVLLPKLAPLAFSVWLPFSRRQDAKDLRGSAN, from the coding sequence ATGGCGGAAATCGCGCATAAGGGCTACGCGCCCACCATCTGGGAAAGCCTCGCCGGCGCGCCGCATCCGTCCCTGAGCTTCCAGGGCTCTTTCTGGCATTCCGTCGCTCCGGCCGGCCCCGCGCAAATGCGCCTGGAGGGCGAGGACCGGACGGAGATCGCCATTGTCGGCGGCGGCTTCCTTGGGCTCTCCACCGCACTGCATCTGGCCGAGGCGGGCCACAAGGTGACGCTGCTGGAAGCGGACGAGGCCGGTTTCGGCGCGTCGGGCCGCAATACAGGATTTGTTGTGCCCAACCTTCTGACCGGGCTCGACCCACGCTATGCGAAGGCCAAGTTCGGTGACGAAAAAGGCGATCTGCTGGTCCGCATGCTCGGCGAGGGCGGCGAGCTGGTGTTCGACCTGATCCGGCGCCACGGAATCGACTGCTGGGGCAAGCAGACCGGCTGGATGCAGCCGATCCATGCCGCCAACAAGGTCGAATGGCTGAAGGATCGGGTGAAGCAGTGGCAGGATCTCGGCCGCCCCGTGAAGCTGCTCTCCCGCGAGGAGGCGATCGCGGAGACCGGCTCGGAGGCCTATCACGGCGCCTTCCTAGATCCGACCGGCGGGCATCTGAACCCGCTCGCCTTCGTGCGCGGCCTCGCCGGCGCAGCGGTCAAGGCGGGCGTCACGCTCTATAGCGACAGCCGGGCGAACGGGATCGAGAGAAAGGGCGCCGAATGGCATCTCTCGACCGATCGCGGTACCCTCGTCGCCGACCGCGTGCTGCTGACCACCAACAGCACCGGCGGAGGGCTCGCGCCGAAAGCGGAGGGCACCCAGTTCCCGATCACCCTCTTCCAGGTCGCGACCCAGCAGCTCGACCCGGAGCTCCGGAAAAGCGTGCTGCCAAACGACCGCTGCTCTGCCGATACCCGCAAGGACCTGATCGCCTACCGCTGGACCGACGACAACCGGATCGTCACCGGCGGCCTGCTCGCCAATCCGCTCGGCTCCGTCGAGCGGGGGCGCACGCACCATCTCGGCCGCCTGCAGGCCCTGCTGCCGCAACTGCCGGAGCTCCATGCCGAATTCGCCTGGCAGGGCCGGCTCGCCGCCGCGCGCGACTACATGCCCCGGCTGATGCGGCTCGGCGACGGCGCGTTCTCCGCCATCGCCTGCAACGGCCGCGGCATCGCCATGACCACGGCGCTCGGCCGCAAGCTCGCACTCTGGCTCGACGGCGGCTCGAACGAGGAACTGCCGCTACCGGTCACCGACCCGGACCCGGTGCTCCTGCCGAAGCTGGCGCCACTCGCCTTCTCGGTGTGGCTGCCCTTCAGCCGGCGCCAGGATGCGAAGGATTTGAGGGGTTCTGCGAACTAA
- a CDS encoding tyrosine recombinase XerC — translation MAEPAGLAAADRPSTLTGAVRAWRDWLASEKRASAHTIDAYERDLEVFLDFLQGHLGEVPEIADLAALKPADFRAWLARRAGGGYAKTSTARALSVVRGFFRFLERREVLSNAAIFAIRGPRIPASVPKALTVGEAADTLQSVGELASEPWIAARDVALVSLLYGAGLRIGEALSLNCGDVPKGDTLSVTGKGNKQRIVPILPAVRSAIEDYLARCPYKGGPDDPLFLGARGKRLQAGVAQRTMRHARGWLALPESATPHALRHSFATHLLAGGGDLRAIQELLGHASLATTQRYTSVDAERLMDVHRRAHPRDR, via the coding sequence ATGGCTGAACCTGCCGGGCTAGCGGCCGCCGACCGCCCCAGCACATTGACGGGCGCGGTACGCGCCTGGAGAGACTGGCTGGCAAGCGAGAAACGCGCCTCCGCCCATACCATCGATGCCTACGAGCGCGATCTGGAAGTCTTTCTGGACTTCCTGCAGGGCCATCTCGGCGAAGTGCCGGAGATCGCCGATCTCGCCGCGCTGAAACCCGCGGACTTCCGGGCCTGGCTGGCGCGCCGCGCCGGCGGCGGCTATGCCAAGACCTCGACGGCCCGGGCACTCTCCGTGGTCCGCGGCTTTTTCCGCTTTCTCGAACGCCGGGAGGTGCTCTCCAACGCCGCGATCTTCGCGATTCGCGGACCGCGCATTCCCGCCTCGGTCCCGAAGGCGCTCACCGTCGGGGAAGCCGCCGACACACTCCAGTCGGTCGGCGAGCTCGCCTCGGAGCCCTGGATCGCGGCACGCGACGTCGCCCTGGTCTCGCTGCTCTATGGCGCAGGGTTGCGCATTGGCGAGGCGCTCTCGCTCAATTGCGGGGACGTGCCGAAAGGCGACACGCTCTCCGTCACCGGCAAGGGCAACAAGCAGCGCATCGTACCGATCCTGCCCGCCGTCCGCTCCGCCATCGAGGATTACCTCGCCCGCTGCCCGTACAAGGGCGGGCCGGATGACCCGCTCTTTCTCGGCGCGCGCGGCAAACGCCTGCAGGCCGGCGTCGCCCAGCGCACCATGCGCCACGCCCGCGGCTGGCTCGCCCTCCCCGAAAGCGCGACCCCGCACGCCCTCAGGCACTCCTTCGCGACGCACCTGCTGGCGGGAGGCGGCGACCTAAGGGCGATCCAGGAACTGCTCGGACATGCCTCGCTGGCGACCACCCAGCGCTATACCAGCGTCGATGCGGAGCGGCTGATGGACGTCCACCGCCGGGCCCATCCGCGAGACCGCTAG
- a CDS encoding DUF484 family protein: protein MTGKGSAAEPGKSVKQAANQPASPLTAEQVADYLTAHPDFLVSHPELMDILTPPSRTSGEAVVDMQHFMLERLRSENQRLKDSHAGLIATARGNQTTQNRIHAAILRIVAATSFDNLIQTVTIDLPVMLGIDVVTICIEAGDVPIPKAYASGVRSIPAGTIDRKIGTGKDVLLAANVEGDEEIFGSAAGLVSSMALARIQVSPHSPMGLMAFGTRDSEAYHHGQATELLSFLARTTELTIRQWLNLPG from the coding sequence ATGACAGGCAAGGGATCCGCGGCGGAGCCGGGCAAGAGCGTGAAGCAGGCAGCGAACCAGCCGGCCTCTCCTCTCACGGCAGAACAGGTCGCGGACTACCTGACGGCCCATCCGGATTTCCTCGTCAGCCATCCGGAACTGATGGACATCCTGACCCCGCCGAGCCGGACCAGCGGCGAGGCGGTGGTCGACATGCAGCATTTCATGCTGGAGCGGCTGCGCTCGGAAAACCAGCGCCTCAAGGATTCCCATGCCGGTCTGATCGCCACCGCGCGCGGCAACCAGACGACGCAGAACCGGATCCATGCGGCGATTCTCCGGATCGTCGCCGCCACCTCCTTCGACAACCTGATCCAGACCGTCACCATAGACCTGCCGGTCATGCTCGGCATCGACGTGGTGACGATCTGCATCGAAGCGGGCGACGTGCCGATCCCGAAGGCCTATGCCTCCGGCGTACGCTCAATCCCGGCCGGAACCATCGACCGCAAGATCGGCACCGGCAAGGACGTGCTGCTGGCGGCCAATGTGGAAGGCGACGAGGAGATCTTCGGCTCGGCCGCGGGTCTCGTCTCCTCCATGGCGCTCGCCCGTATCCAGGTCAGCCCGCACTCGCCGATGGGTCTGATGGCGTTCGGCACGCGGGACAGCGAGGCCTATCACCACGGCCAGGCGACCGAGCTCCTCAGCTTCCTCGCCCGCACCACGGAACTGACCATCCGGCAATGGCTGAACCTGCCGGGCTAG
- the fsa gene encoding fructose-6-phosphate aldolase encodes MKFFIDTADVAEIKDLAATGLVDGVTTNPSLIAKSGRPILEVIKEICDIVEGPVSAEVTATDYETMLKEGLFLSKLADNIAVKVPLTVDGLKTCKALSDDGIPVNVTLCFSAGQALLAAKAGAAFISPFVGRLDDIGTPGMELIAEIAEIYANYDFDTEILVASVRGPQHVIEAAKIGADVATVPPGVLRSLYNHPLTDKGLDAFLKDWAKTGQSIL; translated from the coding sequence ATGAAATTCTTCATCGACACCGCCGATGTCGCAGAGATCAAGGATCTGGCCGCGACGGGTCTCGTTGACGGGGTCACCACCAACCCTTCCCTGATCGCGAAATCCGGCCGCCCGATCCTCGAGGTCATCAAGGAGATCTGCGACATCGTCGAGGGTCCGGTCAGCGCCGAAGTGACGGCGACCGATTACGAGACGATGCTGAAAGAGGGTCTGTTCCTCTCCAAGCTTGCCGACAATATCGCGGTGAAGGTGCCGCTGACGGTCGACGGCCTGAAGACCTGCAAGGCACTCAGCGACGACGGCATTCCGGTCAACGTGACGCTCTGCTTCTCCGCCGGCCAGGCCCTGCTCGCCGCCAAGGCGGGCGCCGCCTTCATCTCGCCCTTCGTCGGCCGGCTCGACGATATCGGCACCCCCGGCATGGAGCTGATCGCCGAGATCGCCGAGATCTACGCCAATTACGATTTCGACACAGAGATCCTGGTAGCTTCCGTGCGCGGCCCGCAGCACGTGATCGAGGCCGCCAAGATCGGCGCCGACGTCGCCACAGTGCCGCCGGGCGTGCTGCGCAGCCTCTATAACCACCCGCTCACCGACAAGGGCCTCGACGCCTTCCTGAAGGACTGGGCGAAGACGGGGCAGAGCATCCTCTGA
- a CDS encoding YciI family protein, with translation MKFAILFEDNPSADPDIRTKHMPAHLAFLETHRDRIEAAGPLPRFGAGSGGLWIVEAPDAAAAEALVHADPFWPTGLRKSVQVLAWKQVFAGGRRLI, from the coding sequence ATGAAGTTCGCCATATTGTTCGAAGACAACCCGTCCGCCGATCCCGACATCCGCACGAAACACATGCCGGCCCATCTCGCCTTTCTGGAAACGCATCGCGACCGGATCGAAGCGGCCGGGCCGCTCCCCCGGTTCGGCGCAGGCTCCGGCGGACTCTGGATCGTGGAGGCACCGGATGCCGCCGCCGCCGAAGCGCTCGTCCATGCCGACCCGTTCTGGCCGACCGGGCTCAGAAAGTCCGTCCAGGTGCTTGCATGGAAGCAGGTCTTCGCCGGCGGCCGGCGCCTGATCTGA
- a CDS encoding LysR family transcriptional regulator: MQILDWYELQVLAAVRRSGSIAGAARLLGVDQTTVSRRLARLQEAAGMDLLVRGPGRRLSLTALGEELAVRAQRMEAESEAAAALLGERHGAVAGTVRLTAVPVLVNRLLAPAAGPLLAAHPDLALELVPENRDLSLTRREADLALRLARPVTGGSEVKARRIGTLSYKVYERRSGTHSEGWVLYEEAMAHLPHARWLARQARRPGEAAAGLHVGDAETAQEAVASGTGRSILPVQVAEGDARLRAVERAWEEALPEREIWLLSHARQPNAAAIGAVSVWLETLFSA; this comes from the coding sequence GTGCAGATATTGGATTGGTACGAGTTGCAGGTTCTGGCAGCGGTGCGGCGAAGCGGGTCGATTGCCGGTGCGGCGCGTCTGCTCGGCGTCGATCAGACGACGGTGTCGCGCCGTCTCGCCCGGTTGCAGGAGGCGGCGGGGATGGACCTGCTGGTGCGCGGCCCCGGGCGGCGTCTCTCTTTGACCGCGCTCGGCGAGGAACTGGCGGTGCGGGCGCAGCGCATGGAGGCGGAGTCGGAGGCCGCCGCCGCTCTGCTCGGCGAAAGGCACGGTGCCGTCGCCGGAACCGTAAGGCTGACGGCGGTTCCGGTGCTGGTGAACCGGCTGCTGGCGCCCGCCGCCGGTCCGCTTCTCGCGGCCCATCCCGATCTCGCGCTCGAACTCGTGCCGGAGAATCGCGACCTCAGCCTGACCCGGCGCGAAGCCGATCTCGCCCTGCGCCTCGCCCGGCCGGTCACCGGCGGCAGCGAGGTCAAGGCCAGGCGAATCGGAACGTTGTCCTACAAGGTTTATGAAAGGCGGTCCGGAACTCATTCCGAGGGTTGGGTCCTGTATGAAGAGGCGATGGCGCACCTGCCCCACGCCCGCTGGCTCGCGCGGCAGGCGCGGCGTCCTGGCGAAGCGGCTGCCGGGCTGCATGTCGGTGACGCCGAGACCGCGCAGGAAGCGGTCGCCTCGGGTACGGGACGCTCGATTCTCCCCGTTCAGGTCGCTGAAGGCGATGCACGACTCCGCGCCGTGGAGCGTGCCTGGGAGGAGGCTTTGCCGGAGCGCGAAATCTGGCTGCTGTCGCATGCCCGGCAGCCGAACGCGGCGGCAATCGGCGCTGTCTCGGTCTGGCTTGAGACCCTGTTTTCCGCCTGA
- a CDS encoding primosomal protein N': MSDLFEDDLRRIQVLIPLPLAGPYDYLADAGSDLVLGSIVEVPLGNRRTTGVVWNVEVPEAPESGQVDRSRLKPVIRRLPVPALPEPVIRLVDWVASYTLSAQGAVLRMAISVPDAFEPAKPVIAYTALPGGADAVEALGLRITPARRRVLDLLEDGPPRTAREIADETGTGTSVVKGLADGGGLVSVALPADAPFPEPDPDRLRETPLSEEQAEAAGILTEAVRAESFSTMLLDGETGAGKTEVYFEAVAEALRHGKQVLVLLPEIALSAEWLNRFEARFGVRPAEWHSDLKPRRRRHTWRAVAEGKAKVLVGARSALFLPFPDLGLIVVDEEHESAYKQEEGVVYHGRDMAVVRANLTPCPVVLVSATPALESMRNAEQGRYRHLRLTARHGAATLPSVELVDLRRHQPERGRWLARPLLDAMTGALEAGEQSLVFLNRRGYAPLTLCRACGHRLECPSCSAWLVEHRLLGKLQCHHCGYSARLPKACPACGEEDSFIASGPGVERMAEEVAALFPEARFQIVSSDTLNGPAAAAEFVRSVRDGEVDIILGTQIVAKGYHFPKLTVVGVVDADLGLAGGDLRAAERTYQLLHQVAGRAGRAEHPGRVLLQTHQPENPVLRALADWDRDGFLAEEAAARERQGMPPFGRLAGLIVSAADPNLADMVASRIGRAAPDFDGVAVLGPAPAPLALLRGRHRRRLLVKTRRDINIQAVLRDWLGRIDIPSSVRLTVDIDPYSFL, encoded by the coding sequence ATGTCCGACCTCTTCGAAGACGATCTCCGCCGCATCCAGGTGCTGATCCCGCTGCCGCTCGCGGGTCCCTACGACTATCTGGCGGACGCCGGGTCCGACCTCGTGCTCGGCAGCATCGTCGAGGTACCGCTGGGCAACCGGCGCACGACCGGCGTGGTCTGGAACGTGGAGGTTCCGGAGGCGCCGGAGAGCGGCCAGGTGGATCGTTCCAGGCTGAAGCCGGTGATCCGCCGGCTGCCGGTCCCGGCTCTTCCGGAGCCCGTCATCAGGCTGGTGGACTGGGTGGCTTCCTATACTCTGTCGGCGCAGGGCGCGGTGCTGCGTATGGCGATTAGCGTGCCTGACGCGTTCGAGCCGGCGAAACCGGTGATCGCCTATACCGCCCTTCCGGGCGGAGCGGATGCGGTTGAGGCACTCGGTCTGAGGATCACCCCGGCGCGCCGCCGGGTGCTGGACTTGCTGGAAGACGGCCCGCCGCGGACGGCGCGGGAGATCGCGGACGAGACCGGCACCGGTACCTCCGTCGTCAAGGGGCTCGCGGACGGGGGCGGACTGGTCTCGGTCGCGCTGCCCGCCGACGCGCCCTTTCCCGAACCGGATCCCGATCGTCTGCGCGAGACGCCGCTCTCGGAAGAGCAGGCAGAGGCGGCCGGTATTTTGACCGAGGCGGTGCGCGCGGAGTCCTTCTCCACAATGTTGCTTGACGGTGAGACCGGGGCGGGCAAGACCGAGGTCTATTTCGAAGCGGTTGCCGAGGCTCTACGCCATGGCAAGCAGGTGCTGGTATTGCTGCCGGAGATTGCGCTCTCGGCGGAATGGCTGAACCGTTTCGAGGCCCGTTTCGGCGTGCGCCCGGCGGAATGGCATTCGGATCTGAAACCGCGCCGCCGTCGCCATACCTGGCGGGCGGTCGCCGAAGGCAAGGCGAAGGTCCTGGTCGGGGCCCGCTCGGCGCTCTTCCTGCCGTTTCCCGATCTCGGCCTGATCGTCGTCGATGAGGAGCACGAGTCCGCCTACAAGCAGGAGGAAGGCGTGGTTTATCACGGCCGGGACATGGCCGTGGTGCGGGCCAACCTGACGCCCTGTCCGGTGGTGCTGGTCTCTGCCACGCCGGCGCTGGAGAGCATGCGCAATGCCGAGCAGGGCCGATACCGCCATCTCCGCCTGACCGCGCGACATGGCGCCGCGACCCTGCCGTCGGTGGAGCTGGTGGATCTCCGCCGCCATCAACCCGAACGCGGCCGCTGGCTTGCCAGGCCGCTGCTCGATGCGATGACGGGCGCGCTGGAGGCGGGGGAGCAGTCGCTGGTCTTCCTCAATCGGCGCGGCTATGCGCCGCTCACCCTCTGCCGTGCTTGCGGGCACCGGCTCGAATGCCCGAGCTGTTCGGCCTGGCTGGTCGAGCATCGGCTGCTCGGCAAGTTGCAGTGTCATCATTGCGGCTACAGCGCGCGTCTGCCGAAAGCCTGTCCGGCCTGCGGCGAGGAGGACAGTTTCATCGCCAGCGGACCTGGCGTGGAACGGATGGCGGAGGAGGTTGCGGCGCTTTTTCCCGAGGCCCGCTTCCAGATCGTTTCCAGCGACACGTTGAACGGGCCGGCGGCGGCGGCGGAGTTCGTGCGCAGCGTCCGCGACGGCGAGGTCGACATCATCCTCGGCACGCAGATCGTGGCCAAGGGCTACCATTTCCCGAAACTGACCGTGGTCGGCGTGGTCGATGCCGATCTCGGGCTCGCCGGCGGCGATCTCCGCGCGGCTGAGCGGACTTACCAGCTGCTGCATCAGGTCGCAGGCAGGGCGGGGCGGGCGGAGCATCCGGGCCGCGTGCTGCTGCAGACCCACCAGCCGGAGAACCCGGTGCTGCGGGCACTGGCCGACTGGGACCGGGACGGCTTTCTTGCCGAGGAGGCGGCGGCCCGGGAGCGGCAGGGCATGCCGCCTTTCGGCCGGCTCGCGGGCCTGATCGTCAGTGCCGCCGACCCGAATCTGGCCGATATGGTGGCGAGCCGGATCGGCCGTGCGGCGCCGGATTTCGATGGCGTTGCGGTACTGGGGCCGGCCCCGGCTCCGCTGGCGCTGCTGCGCGGACGACACCGCCGGCGGCTGCTGGTCAAGACCAGGCGCGACATTAATATCCAGGCGGTGCTCAGGGATTGGCTTGGCCGGATCGACATACCTTCATCGGTACGTCTGACGGTTGATATCGACCCCTATAGTTTCCTCTGA
- a CDS encoding F0F1 ATP synthase subunit delta, producing MASETTGLAGRYASALYELAEGEKALDAVAGDLASLRQALIDSPELSRLVRSPVLTRDEQTRGITAVLEKMGANALTLKFMGTVAANRRLFALDSMITAFLAELAARRGEITADVTSAVELSKEQLDEVTEALKKAVGQKVAVNLSVDPALIGGLIVRVGSRMIDNSIRSKLQRLQLAMKGVG from the coding sequence GTGGCTTCCGAAACGACAGGCTTGGCCGGACGATATGCTTCCGCCCTCTACGAGCTGGCGGAAGGCGAGAAGGCTCTGGATGCCGTCGCGGGCGACCTCGCGTCCCTGCGTCAGGCCCTGATCGACAGCCCCGAACTCTCGCGCCTGGTCCGCTCCCCGGTTCTGACCCGGGATGAGCAGACGCGCGGTATCACGGCTGTTCTCGAAAAAATGGGTGCCAACGCGCTGACCCTGAAATTCATGGGTACCGTCGCGGCGAACCGGCGACTCTTCGCGCTGGACTCGATGATCACTGCATTTCTGGCAGAACTCGCCGCGCGCCGCGGCGAGATCACGGCCGATGTGACCTCCGCCGTCGAACTCTCCAAGGAGCAGCTCGATGAAGTGACCGAAGCGCTGAAGAAGGCGGTCGGTCAGAAGGTCGCCGTCAATCTCTCCGTCGATCCGGCTCTGATCGGCGGGCTTATCGTGCGCGTCGGTTCGCGCATGATCGACAATTCAATCCGCTCCAAGCTGCAGCGACTGCAACTTGCCATGAAAGGTGTTGGCTGA